A stretch of the Panicum virgatum strain AP13 chromosome 9N, P.virgatum_v5, whole genome shotgun sequence genome encodes the following:
- the LOC120687683 gene encoding auxin-responsive protein IAA14-like, with the protein MRASKARNRTTSSASQAFYTQAGSRSLTLFLFLSSYLLGEFVVVASIRDLFVVSAMEMIDAELRLGPPGGDVTVVQPARKPAAAKRSSPAVKSEASGTGGHDDDAAPASKVQVVGWPPVRAYRKNAFHAAAEAAEARTTKGEQGGLYVKVSMDGAPYLRKVDLRTYGGYRELRDALFGCFSSAADGACQFAIAYEDKDGDLMLAGDVPWDMFICSCKKLRIMRGSEAR; encoded by the exons ATGCGAGCCTCCAAGGCACGCAACCGAACGACGAGCAGTGCAAGCCAAGCATTCTATACTCAGGCAGGCTCACGGTCTCTcactctcttcctcttcctctctagCTATCTTCTCGGCGAGTTCGTCGTCGTTGCATCTATCCGAGATCTTTTTGTGGTTTCGGCCATGGAGATGATCGACGCGGAGCTGCGTCTCGGTCCGCCCGGCGGCGATGTTACGGTCGTGCAGCCGGCGaggaagccggcggcggcgaaacggtcgtcgccggcggtgaaGAGCGAGGCCTCCGGGACCGGTGGCCATGACGACgacgccgcgccggcctccAA GGTGCAGGTGGTGGGGTGGCCGCCGGTGAGGGCGTACCGGAAGAACGCGTTccatgcggcggcggaggcggcggaggcgaggacGACGAAGGGGGAGCAGGGGGGCCTGTACGTGAAGGTGAGCATGGACGGAGCGCCCTACCTCCGGAAGGTGGACCTGCGGACGTACGGCGGGTACAGGGAGCTGAGGGACGCGCTCTTCGGCTGCTTCTCCTCGGCGGCCGACGGCGCCTGCCAGTTCGCCATCGCCTACGAGGACAAGGACGGCGACCTCatgctcgccggcgacgtgccATGGGA TATGTTCATCTGTTCTTGCAAGAAGCTGAGGATCATGAGGGGCTCTGAAGCAAGATGA
- the LOC120687680 gene encoding rRNA-processing protein efg1-like: MAHGGYPRRGAAVRRPKSSASAGVADRKRKRPATAKTASLKNQVRSTERFLRKDLPDDIRIAQEKKLEELKKQQELQNQLAVQRTVQLRDRKIKFFERQKIERMIRRLEKRQRSNGDDVSNKLSKLREDLEYVRFFPKNEKYVSLFAGGNTADAVEERTKWRKQIKENLVAAAASGKDLEETASDDDTLDVSDDDFFMSGSSSDEEADDEWTDKSAKEPASSASGRAASGMSSDEKNQRQRDARVLMPPPRSLAPNRGRSADKRVISSSSNTSNSTSGESFKSRRLPNRPGDHNSNLSSNSGAHKPRRKRRHKKKKKLA; this comes from the exons ATGGCGCACGGCGGCTACccacgccgcggcgccgccgtccgccggcccaagtcctcggcctccgccgGCGTAGCCGACCGCAAGCGGAAGCGGCCTGCCACCGCCAAGACCGCCTCGCTTAAGAACCAGGTCCGCTCCACCGAGCGCTTCCTCCGCAAG GACCTTCCTGATGACATTAGGATTGCTCAAGAGAAGAAACTTGAAGAACTGAAGAAGCAGCAAGAGCTTCAGAATCAACTGGCTGTTCAACGGACAGTACAGTTGAGAGATAGGAAGATAAAATTCTTTG AGAGGCAAAAAATTGAGAGGATGATACGGCGCCTTGAGAAGCGGCAACGCTCAAATGGTGATGATGTTAGCAATAAGCTGTCGAAATTGCGAGAAGACCTTGAATATGTTAGA tttttcccaAAGAATGAGAAATATGTCTCACTGTTTGCTGGAGGGAATACTGCGGATGCGGTTGAAGAGAGGACCAAGTGGCGTAAACAGATCAAAGAGAATCTCGTGGCTGCTGCAGCGAGTGGAAAAGATTTAGAAG AGACAGCAAGTGATGATGATACCTTGGATGTGAGTGATGACGACTTCTTTATGTCTggaagttcaagtgatgaagaggCTGATGATGAGTGGACTGACAAAAGTGCTAA GGAGCCAGCTTCCAGTGCTTCAGGTAGGGCAGCATCTGGCATGTCAAGTGATGAAAAGAACCAG CGTCAGAGAGATGCTCGGGTTCTTATGCCACCACCTCGCTCATTAGCTCCAAATAGAGGCAGATCTGCAGATAAACGTGTGATATCCAGCTCAAGCAATACTTCAAACAGCACAAGCGGCGAATCATTTAAGAGTAGAAGATTACCAAATCGTCCTGGGGATCATAACAGCAATCTGAGTTCCAATTCTGGTGCTCATAAACCACGTCGCAAGAGGAGgcataagaagaaaaagaagctg GCATGA
- the LOC120687681 gene encoding transcription factor UNE12-like isoform X2, producing MAGQPPQGPEDDFLDQFFSMAGGSYSAAAAGGGRVAGDQPFSLALSLDAAAAEASGSGKHAEGGKADREVVQLPGLFPPVFGGGMQPPQLRPSPPTQVFHAQQPKQGGAAVGPQPPAPRPKVRARRGQATDPHSIAERLRRERIAERMRALQELVPNTNKTDRAAMLDEILDYVKFLRLQVKVLSMSRLGGAGAVAQLVADIPLSVKGEASDSGSKQQIWEKWSTDGTERQIAKLMEEDIGAAMQFLQSKALCMMPISLAMAIYDTQHSQDGQPVKPEPNTPS from the exons ATGGCCGGGCAGCCTCCACAGGGCCCGGAGGACGACTTCCTCGACCAGTTCttctccatggccggcggctcctactccgccgcggccgcggggggCGGCCGCGTCGCGGGGGACCAGCCCTTCTCCCTCGCTCTCAGCCtagacgcggcggcggccgaggcttCCGGGAGCGGGAAGCACGCAGAGGGCGGCAAGGCG GATCGGGAGGTCGTGCAGCTCCCCGGGCTTTTCCCGCCGGTGTTCGGCGGTGGTATGCAGCCGCCCCAACTCCGCCCCAGCCCGCCTACCCAG GTGTTCCACGCGCAGCAGCCGAAGCAAGGCGGGGCGGCTGTGGGGCCTCAGCCGCCGGCACCAAGGCCGAAGGTGCGGGCGCGGCGTGGGCAGGCAACTGACCCCCACAGCATCGCGGAGAGG CTACGAAGAGAGAGAATAGCAGAAAGGATGAGGGCCCTACAGGAACTGGTGCCCAATACAAACAAG ACAGATAGGGCAGCTATGCTAGATGAGATCCTCGATTATGTGAAGTTTCTGAGGCTTCAAGTCAAG GTACTAAGCATGAGCAGGCTGGGCGGTGCTGGTGCTGTTGCGCAATTGGTTGCTGATATCCCTCTTTCAGTTAAG GGGGAAGCAAGTGATAGTGGGAGCAAACAGCAGATTTGGGAAAAGTGGTCAACGGATGGCACGGAAAGACAGATTGCAAAGCTGATGGAAGAAGACATTGGGGCAGCGATGCAATTTCTCCAGTCCAAAGCACTCTGCATGATGCCAATCTCTCTAGCCATGGCAATTTATGACACACAACATTCTCAGGATGGCCAACCAGTGAAGCCAGAACCCAACACTCCTTCCTAG
- the LOC120687681 gene encoding transcription factor UNE12-like isoform X1 translates to MAGQPPQGPEDDFLDQFFSMAGGSYSAAAAGGGRVAGDQPFSLALSLDAAAAEASGSGKHAEGGKADREVVQLPGLFPPVFGGGMQPPQLRPSPPTQVFHAQQPKQGGAAVGPQPPAPRPKVRARRGQATDPHSIAERLRRERIAERMRALQELVPNTNKTDRAAMLDEILDYVKFLRLQVKVQVLSMSRLGGAGAVAQLVADIPLSVKGEASDSGSKQQIWEKWSTDGTERQIAKLMEEDIGAAMQFLQSKALCMMPISLAMAIYDTQHSQDGQPVKPEPNTPS, encoded by the exons ATGGCCGGGCAGCCTCCACAGGGCCCGGAGGACGACTTCCTCGACCAGTTCttctccatggccggcggctcctactccgccgcggccgcggggggCGGCCGCGTCGCGGGGGACCAGCCCTTCTCCCTCGCTCTCAGCCtagacgcggcggcggccgaggcttCCGGGAGCGGGAAGCACGCAGAGGGCGGCAAGGCG GATCGGGAGGTCGTGCAGCTCCCCGGGCTTTTCCCGCCGGTGTTCGGCGGTGGTATGCAGCCGCCCCAACTCCGCCCCAGCCCGCCTACCCAG GTGTTCCACGCGCAGCAGCCGAAGCAAGGCGGGGCGGCTGTGGGGCCTCAGCCGCCGGCACCAAGGCCGAAGGTGCGGGCGCGGCGTGGGCAGGCAACTGACCCCCACAGCATCGCGGAGAGG CTACGAAGAGAGAGAATAGCAGAAAGGATGAGGGCCCTACAGGAACTGGTGCCCAATACAAACAAG ACAGATAGGGCAGCTATGCTAGATGAGATCCTCGATTATGTGAAGTTTCTGAGGCTTCAAGTCAAGGTGCAG GTACTAAGCATGAGCAGGCTGGGCGGTGCTGGTGCTGTTGCGCAATTGGTTGCTGATATCCCTCTTTCAGTTAAG GGGGAAGCAAGTGATAGTGGGAGCAAACAGCAGATTTGGGAAAAGTGGTCAACGGATGGCACGGAAAGACAGATTGCAAAGCTGATGGAAGAAGACATTGGGGCAGCGATGCAATTTCTCCAGTCCAAAGCACTCTGCATGATGCCAATCTCTCTAGCCATGGCAATTTATGACACACAACATTCTCAGGATGGCCAACCAGTGAAGCCAGAACCCAACACTCCTTCCTAG